A section of the Amblyomma americanum isolate KBUSLIRL-KWMA chromosome 2, ASM5285725v1, whole genome shotgun sequence genome encodes:
- the LOC144120193 gene encoding beta-alanine transporter-like has protein sequence MQSNAEVAADAGPKSRSLSLLEGFVGADSRPVIEENVYVILGHGQFQESVLLCTTLSLTVLLMHAFAYLLIGGPVDHWCLPPPDWRDFPVQHWKNVGIPVLNDGSFSKCTMYDPPVQDDAEEKRQEVPCSRWDYDTTIVGDSIVSMWNLVCERSWLYSMSTFVYTLGTLCLVPVAGIMAGHVGRRPDVLLSATIMLFASIAAGSTPSFGVFLTARFVVSAAASATNVLNFIVLYEVNGHEHRTLYILMANSVATTLTPALYTFLRPLRPGRTLSHALLVVATAAVLAWPEPPSERSARDSLERETASEAGTGGSARIFLAASFRRRAVSVFLSWFGVAFAYYGSRMGRMTLESHLFKILFLIAVYYGMQKRGSFPDYDILALDVWQQLLRAPQ, from the exons ATGCAGTCAAATGCGGAAGTCGCCGCGGACGCGGGTCCCAAGTCAAGATCTCTTAGCCTCCTGGAGGGCTTCGTGGGCGCCGATTCGCGACCCGTCATTGAGGAGAACGTCTACGTCATCTTGGGCCACGGACAGTTCCAAGAGTCGGTGTTGCTGTGCACAACGCTCAGCCTGACCGTTCTCCTGATGCACGCGTTCGCCTATTTACTCATCGGTGGTCCCGTGGACCACTGGTGCCTGCCGCCTCCGGATTGGCGCGACTTTCCCGTCCAGCACTGGAAGAACGTGGGTATTCCAGTCCTGAACGACGGAAGCTTCAGCAAGTGCACCATGTACGACCCGCCAGTCCAG GACGACGCCGAGGAGAAACGACAAGAGGTTCCCTGCTCCCGATGGGACTACGACACGACGATCGTTGGTGACAGCATCGTCAGCATGTGGAACCTCGTTTGCGAACGCAGTTGGCTGTATTCCATGTCCACCTTCGTGTACACGCTGGGCACGCTATGCCTGGTGCCGGTGGCCGGTATAATGGCTGGCCACGTCGGCCGCAGGCCGGACGTACTGCTGAGCGCCACAATCATGCTGTTCGCCAGCATTGCGGCCGGTTCGACGCCGTCCTTCGGTGTCTTCCTCACGGCCCGGTTCGTCGTTTCCGCCGCCGCCAGCGCGACCAACGTGTTGAATTTTATCGTCCTCTACGAAGTGAACGGACATGAGCACCGTACCCTGTACATCCTCATGGCCAATAGTGTGGCCACCACGTTAACGCCTGCGCTGTATACCTTCCTGCGGCCGCTCCGTCCTGGCCGGACGCTGTCGCACGCGCTCCTCGTCgtggccacggcagctgtgcTGGCCTG GCCAGAGCCACCTTCAGAGCGCTCAGCGAGAGACAGCCTCGAGCGAGAGACAGCCTCCGAAGCGGGCACAGGTGGCTCGGCGCGCATCTTCCTAGCCGCCTCCTTTCGGCGGCGCGCCGTGTCAGTATTTCTGTCCTGGTTCGGGGTGGCATTCGCCTACTATGGCTCACGCATGGGCCGCATGACTTTGGAAAGCCACCTGTTCAAAATCCTGTTCCTCATCGCCGTCTACTACGGCATGCAGAAACGAGGC